The stretch of DNA CGCGGCGCTCAATTCGAGCCAGGGAGCGGGCGCGATCGGATCCACGTTCTCTTCGCTCCTGACAGCGGCTCGTGAGTGGGGCTGGCGGGTATTCGGTCTGTTCGGGTATCAGCGGTTCAGCGACGACGATCCCCTAGAACACGACGGACGGCGAACGTTGTACGAGTATATCCGGTCTTCACCGGGGTCGTACTTCAGCGAGATCAGCGAAGAGACCGGCGTTCCGCTTCAGTCGGCACGATACCACCTCCGAATACTCGAGTTCGAGAATCTGGTCGAGAGCGAACGGATCAGGGGACGCCGACGGTACGCTCCCGTCGGGGTCGACTCGGCCGAACTCGAGGCGGCGCTGAACGACGACGCGACGGCGGCCGTCCTCCGGACGCTGGCCGACGAGGGACCGGGTTCGGTCAGCGAACTCGCCCAGCGGCTCGGTCGCGACCCGAGTACGATCAGTCACCACCTGAACCGACTCGAGAACGAGGGGCTGGTCGAACGCGAACGTGAAGGGCGGAGCGTCGTTACCCGACTTCCCGACGACGTCGAACGGGCGCTCGACCGACGCGAACCCGCGGAGAGTACGGCCGCTTCCGTGGACATGGCGAGTCGTCCGTGAAGAGCAGAAATGTGATCCGAGGAAATAGGATTCGTTTCTGTCGTTTCACGTCGACTGGTACTGAACGGCACCCGCTACTGCCGGTCGCGGCAGATGTGTAGCCAGCTACTCGACCCGTCGCCTCTCGCTGCCGGATAGCGTTCTCAGTCGTCAGACCACGGCCGAGGATCGGCGTCGATCTCCGGATCGTAGCGGTGGCAGGCCACGGGACGGCCGTCGTGATCGACGGTCTCGGGCGAACAGCGCTCACAGACCGTTTCGATGGTGTCGGCGAGCCGAGCGGCCGCACGTTTGTGATCGTCGGTCGTGACGGCCGTGATCGCGTCGTCGACGGCTCGTTCGAGGTCGTCGTCGGGGATGGGATCGGGGAGACCGAACCGCTCGCGTATCGTTGTATCGGTCTGTCCGTGGTCGGCGAATTCCCCCGTCTCGAGCGTGAACCGGAACGCGGCGACGGCGGTCCACGTCTCGGGGGAGAGATCGGCGTTCGTTGGCGGAATCACCTCCGGGCAGCGGGTGTGGAACGAACAGCCGTCCGGCGGGTCGGCGGGGTCCGGAATCGTCTCCGTGAGCGGGCGTCCGAGGCTTCGGTCCGTGGGATCGAGACTCGGGACGGAACGGAGCAATACCCGCGTGTAGGGGTGGGCCGGCGCGTCGAGAACCTCGTCGATGGGGCCTCGCTCGACGATCTCTCCGAGGTACATTACTGCGACTCGGTCGCAAAACATGCGGACGGCGTCGATGTCGTGGCTGATGAACAGCACCGAGACGTCGTACTCTCGCCGGATGCGGTCGAGTAATGCGAGGACGTCGGACTTGACGCGGCTGTCGAGGGCACTGGCCGGTTCGTCCGCGACGATGAGGTCCGGATTGACGACGAGTGCGCGAGCGATCGCGATGCGCTGTTTCTCGCCGCCGGAGAACTCGTGTGGGTGGCGGTCGGCGTCGGCAGCGGACAGCCCGACGCGCTCGAGCAGGTCGGCGACGATCGCTCGACGTCGGTCGGCGTCGTCCATCCCGTGCAGTCGTAGCGGTTCCGCGACTGCTTCGCCGACCGTCATGCGCGGACTAAACGCGTCGTCCGGGTTCTGGACGACGAGCTGGACTCGTCGCTGGAACGCCCGGCGATCCTCGCCCTCGAGGTCGTCGACGGGAGTTCCTCCGAACCGGATCTCGCCGTCCGTGGCCGTCTCGAGGCCCATGATCGTTCGGGCGACGGTCGATTTCCCGCTGCCGGACTCGCCGAC from Natronobacterium texcoconense encodes:
- a CDS encoding winged helix-turn-helix transcriptional regulator: MVFDSADGDVTTLASTETFDDETSADVEDDTVSDSEDSDDTVADSNDSNDVLEDLDGDSADTSEDDTDAEDDLFEDTETLDDVDETIEESDEVVDDVNETAGNATPSEIIAETGVIVGANGTVLDADLEADTEAPTNESDGETASDDSTDDDSGEPAANGESNADDDGDLTGSIPGGAAGAGVAAGASGLALLARRFGTAAALNSSQGAGAIGSTFSSLLTAAREWGWRVFGLFGYQRFSDDDPLEHDGRRTLYEYIRSSPGSYFSEISEETGVPLQSARYHLRILEFENLVESERIRGRRRYAPVGVDSAELEAALNDDATAAVLRTLADEGPGSVSELAQRLGRDPSTISHHLNRLENEGLVEREREGRSVVTRLPDDVERALDRREPAESTAASVDMASRP
- a CDS encoding ABC transporter ATP-binding protein; its protein translation is MTDPSATDEPILTVEDLKTHYPIHKGWLRREVGRIRAVDGVSFNLRRGEALGLVGESGSGKSTVARTIMGLETATDGEIRFGGTPVDDLEGEDRRAFQRRVQLVVQNPDDAFSPRMTVGEAVAEPLRLHGMDDADRRRAIVADLLERVGLSAADADRHPHEFSGGEKQRIAIARALVVNPDLIVADEPASALDSRVKSDVLALLDRIRREYDVSVLFISHDIDAVRMFCDRVAVMYLGEIVERGPIDEVLDAPAHPYTRVLLRSVPSLDPTDRSLGRPLTETIPDPADPPDGCSFHTRCPEVIPPTNADLSPETWTAVAAFRFTLETGEFADHGQTDTTIRERFGLPDPIPDDDLERAVDDAITAVTTDDHKRAAARLADTIETVCERCSPETVDHDGRPVACHRYDPEIDADPRPWSDD